A stretch of Pseudorhodobacter turbinis DNA encodes these proteins:
- the plsY gene encoding glycerol-3-phosphate 1-O-acyltransferase PlsY — protein MPDITTAPLMLLLVAVLGYLLGSVPFGLVITRALGLGDLRSIGSGNIGATNVLRTGNKGAALATLLLDAGKGGIAVLIARAAFGADAAQVAGLAAFLGHIFPVWLGFKGGKGVATFLGTLLALAWPVGLAACASWLAAAVLGRISSLAALVAAASSTIWMLVLGYERMMFLGIILTLLVYWRHAENIKRIKAGTEPKIGKKG, from the coding sequence ATGCCTGATATTACAACCGCGCCGCTTATGCTGCTGTTGGTGGCTGTGCTTGGCTATCTGCTGGGGTCGGTGCCCTTTGGGCTGGTGATCACCCGAGCGCTGGGCCTTGGGGATTTGCGTAGCATCGGATCGGGCAATATCGGTGCCACCAATGTGCTGCGCACCGGCAATAAAGGCGCGGCACTGGCCACGCTCTTGCTGGATGCGGGCAAGGGCGGGATTGCGGTGCTGATCGCGCGGGCGGCCTTTGGCGCGGATGCCGCACAGGTGGCGGGGCTTGCCGCGTTCTTGGGGCATATCTTTCCGGTCTGGCTGGGGTTCAAGGGCGGTAAAGGGGTTGCGACCTTCCTTGGCACCCTTTTGGCACTGGCTTGGCCGGTCGGGTTGGCGGCCTGTGCAAGCTGGCTGGCGGCGGCGGTTTTGGGGCGGATTTCCTCGCTTGCGGCGCTTGTTGCGGCGGCCTCATCGACAATCTGGATGTTGGTGCTGGGGTATGAGCGGATGATGTTTTTAGGGATCATCCTGACGCTTTTGGTCTATTGGCGGCACGCTGAGAACATCAAACGCATCAAGGCAGGCACCGAGCCAAAAATCGGCAAAAAGGGCTAA
- a CDS encoding HAD family hydrolase gives MRKILTVGFDADDTLWQNEAFFRLTQAHFVDLLSDYATSGHLHDRLLAAERRNLGQYGFGIKGFVLSMIETAIEVTQGRVAATVIAEIMAAGREMLDHPIELLPHAQDAVVAAARDHQVLLITKGDLLDQERKLAQSGLGDLFHGVEIVSDKTPEAYTKIFARHGGVAERALMVGNSLKSDVIPVISVGGHGVHIPHGEPWALEYAEPPEASHPRYHALPDLGGLSALLGALHNGNTL, from the coding sequence ATGCGTAAGATTTTAACCGTTGGCTTTGATGCTGATGATACGCTTTGGCAAAATGAGGCGTTCTTCCGGCTGACGCAGGCGCATTTTGTCGATCTTCTGTCCGATTATGCGACTTCGGGTCACCTCCATGATCGTCTTTTGGCGGCAGAGCGGCGCAATCTGGGACAGTACGGCTTTGGCATCAAGGGGTTTGTGCTGTCGATGATCGAAACCGCGATCGAGGTGACGCAGGGCCGTGTTGCTGCCACCGTCATTGCCGAGATCATGGCCGCAGGCCGCGAGATGCTTGACCACCCGATAGAGCTGCTTCCCCATGCGCAGGATGCCGTGGTGGCTGCGGCCCGCGATCATCAGGTCTTGTTGATAACAAAGGGTGATTTGCTGGACCAAGAGCGGAAACTTGCCCAGTCCGGCCTTGGGGATTTGTTTCATGGTGTTGAGATCGTTTCCGACAAAACACCCGAGGCTTACACCAAGATTTTTGCGCGTCACGGAGGCGTTGCCGAACGGGCGCTGATGGTTGGCAACTCCTTGAAATCCGATGTTATCCCGGTGATTTCTGTGGGCGGACACGGTGTCCATATCCCGCATGGAGAGCCTTGGGCACTGGAATATGCAGAGCCGCCAGAGGCCAGTCATCCCCGCTACCATGCCTTGCCAGATCTGGGCGGATTATCGGCATTATTGGGTGCGTTGCATAACGGCAATACGCTATAG
- a CDS encoding M48 family metallopeptidase, translating into MRLIVAIMGLALLAGCVVPSQPVSLPPQTTAQTEPSARAKQNFLMAVNAMEPVAEQYCRALTQYQNCDFQIAIDDRPSQSPNAFQTLDTQGRPVLAFNLALIANAENVDELAFVMGHEAAHHIMGHIPQQQQSASQGAMLAGLLIAVSGGDEAAILKAQQFGASVGARRFSKGFELEADALGAELTERAGFDALRGAAYFDRLPDPGDQFLGSHPPNSARRATVQKVVNGLR; encoded by the coding sequence ATGCGGTTGATCGTTGCGATTATGGGGTTGGCGCTTTTGGCGGGCTGTGTGGTGCCCAGCCAACCTGTCAGTCTGCCCCCGCAAACCACAGCGCAAACCGAACCCTCGGCGCGGGCCAAGCAGAACTTTCTGATGGCGGTGAACGCGATGGAGCCGGTGGCCGAACAATATTGCCGCGCCCTCACGCAATACCAGAACTGCGATTTTCAGATCGCAATCGACGACCGCCCAAGCCAAAGCCCCAATGCCTTTCAAACACTGGATACGCAAGGCAGGCCGGTGCTGGCCTTCAACCTCGCGCTGATCGCCAATGCCGAAAATGTTGACGAGCTTGCCTTTGTTATGGGCCATGAGGCCGCGCATCACATCATGGGCCATATCCCGCAGCAGCAGCAAAGCGCCAGCCAGGGGGCGATGCTCGCCGGGCTGTTGATCGCCGTCAGTGGCGGGGATGAGGCCGCGATCCTGAAGGCGCAGCAGTTCGGGGCCTCTGTCGGGGCGCGCCGCTTTTCCAAAGGGTTCGAGCTGGAGGCAGATGCCCTTGGCGCTGAGTTGACCGAGCGGGCGGGCTTTGACGCGCTGCGCGGTGCCGCCTATTTTGATCGTTTGCCCGATCCCGGTGACCAGTTCCTTGGCAGCCACCCGCCCAATTCGGCACGCCGCGCCACGGTGCAAAAGGTGGTCAACGGATTGCGCTAA
- a CDS encoding YqgE/AlgH family protein: MDLTGKLLIAMPGMEDPRFEGTVILICAHSREGSMGLIINKPVTDLTFPDLLEQLGIPHMSEGRGISVHFGGPVERGRGFVLHSPEYHTTDGTMDISGRFGMTATQDVLRALGRGEGPNDALLALGYAGWGPDQLEAEILRNDWLTSDAAEGLVFSENDATKWAESLRHLGVEPLALSATSGRA, translated from the coding sequence ATGGATCTGACCGGAAAACTGCTAATCGCCATGCCCGGCATGGAGGACCCGCGCTTTGAAGGTACGGTAATCTTGATCTGTGCGCATTCGCGTGAGGGGTCAATGGGATTGATCATCAACAAGCCCGTGACCGATCTGACATTCCCCGATCTGCTGGAACAATTGGGCATCCCGCATATGTCCGAGGGGCGCGGCATCTCGGTGCATTTCGGCGGGCCGGTTGAACGTGGGCGCGGTTTTGTGCTGCATTCGCCGGAATATCACACGACCGACGGCACGATGGATATTTCCGGCCGCTTTGGCATGACCGCGACCCAGGATGTTTTGCGCGCACTTGGCCGGGGCGAAGGACCCAATGACGCGCTTTTGGCGCTTGGCTATGCCGGTTGGGGGCCAGACCAGCTAGAGGCAGAGATTCTGCGCAATGACTGGCTGACATCCGACGCCGCCGAGGGCTTGGTCTTTTCGGAAAACGATGCGACCAAATGGGCCGAATCCTTGCGTCATCTGGGGGTAGAGCCGCTGGCGCTTTCCGCCACCTCCGGCCGTGCCTAG
- a CDS encoding serine hydrolase, which translates to MASLQGLFARIFLLIAFATFISVMSVRSGQAAPYAAVVIDARSGEMLYDQNADARLHPASLTKMLTLYIAFDAVRRGEVSLDTQITVSKNAASKPPSKLGLRAGQRIALRYLIRAAAVKSANDAASAIGDHLGGSEAGFAARMNRTAKALGMRNSTFKNANGLTASGHLSTARDMTLLGRRLFYDFPEYYNIFSRLQTDAGMTTVRNTNRRFLNDYKGADGIKTGYTSAAGFNLTASAERGNKRIIATIFGGKSTADRNAKMAKLLDLGFGDAKNNVAVRKPAPANLDAAIAAAETQGNGDGRSAGKTIRLVTVLKTSPRPRSRPVSEERVAATAEAVLAMQEDIAGLLAEVAAPLPQPVPAAAIEAAIAMARPEPRPDTIAAPSEDVEVALGASPAPTAITETSMALVNPAAVIESTPRKRPARLLVASAEPAKTAPQAPPVVVTRVSTSGGRHWGVNLGRFPSRSSAERVLMKTALSESVSLRDGLRKVIERRGGYDANFMGLSRDQADLACRRLQARAVQCFTIGP; encoded by the coding sequence GTGGCATCGCTTCAAGGGCTTTTCGCCCGAATCTTTCTATTGATCGCATTTGCGACCTTCATTTCAGTTATGTCTGTCCGTTCAGGTCAGGCGGCACCCTATGCGGCGGTGGTAATTGACGCGCGCAGTGGTGAAATGCTGTATGATCAGAACGCCGATGCGCGATTGCATCCGGCCTCTTTGACCAAAATGCTTACACTTTATATCGCTTTTGATGCCGTGCGTCGGGGTGAGGTGTCCTTGGATACCCAGATCACCGTGTCCAAGAACGCGGCGTCCAAACCGCCCTCCAAGCTAGGGCTGCGGGCGGGTCAGCGAATCGCATTGCGCTATTTGATACGGGCGGCTGCGGTGAAATCTGCCAATGATGCCGCCTCGGCGATCGGGGACCATTTGGGCGGGTCCGAGGCCGGTTTTGCTGCGCGGATGAACCGGACGGCCAAGGCGTTGGGGATGCGCAATTCAACCTTCAAGAACGCCAACGGGCTTACGGCCTCGGGGCATCTGTCCACTGCCCGTGATATGACGTTGCTGGGCCGCCGTCTGTTCTATGACTTCCCAGAGTATTACAACATCTTCTCGCGGTTGCAGACCGATGCGGGCATGACAACGGTGCGCAACACAAATCGCAGATTCCTGAACGATTACAAAGGCGCGGACGGAATCAAGACCGGCTACACCTCGGCTGCGGGTTTCAACCTGACAGCCTCGGCCGAACGTGGCAACAAGCGGATCATCGCAACCATTTTTGGCGGCAAATCCACGGCAGACCGTAACGCCAAAATGGCAAAGCTGTTGGATCTGGGCTTTGGCGACGCCAAAAATAATGTCGCCGTGCGCAAACCTGCGCCGGCCAATTTGGATGCTGCTATCGCGGCGGCTGAAACGCAGGGTAACGGCGACGGGCGCAGCGCAGGTAAGACCATTCGGCTTGTGACTGTGCTGAAAACCTCTCCTCGGCCGCGGTCGCGTCCGGTAAGCGAAGAGCGTGTAGCCGCCACCGCCGAGGCTGTTTTGGCGATGCAGGAGGATATTGCAGGCTTGTTGGCAGAGGTGGCAGCCCCGTTGCCGCAGCCCGTGCCCGCAGCCGCGATTGAGGCGGCTATCGCAATGGCCCGCCCCGAACCGCGCCCCGATACGATTGCCGCACCAAGCGAGGATGTCGAGGTCGCGCTTGGTGCGTCCCCCGCACCGACTGCCATTACCGAGACGTCAATGGCACTGGTCAATCCTGCTGCTGTCATCGAGTCAACGCCGCGCAAACGGCCTGCCAGATTGTTGGTCGCCAGTGCGGAGCCTGCAAAAACGGCCCCCCAAGCGCCACCGGTGGTGGTCACGCGGGTCTCGACCTCGGGCGGGCGTCATTGGGGCGTGAACCTTGGCCGGTTCCCTTCTCGGTCAAGCGCGGAGCGTGTGCTGATGAAAACGGCCCTTTCCGAATCGGTGTCCTTGCGTGACGGCTTGCGTAAGGTGATTGAACGGCGCGGCGGCTATGATGCGAACTTCATGGGGCTCAGCCGTGATCAGGCTGATCTTGCGTGTCGTCGCCTGCAGGCCCGCGCCGTGCAGTGCTTTACCATTGGGCCTTGA
- a CDS encoding fumarylacetoacetate hydrolase family protein — protein sequence MPRPVFVIPAPEQASVAVSGGTARFPVRRIFCVGRNYGEHAREMGHDPDVEPPFFFTKPADAVVDDGAEVVFPPQTEDLHHEAELVVAIGTGGANITTEDALSHVWGYAAGNDLTRRDMQAAAKAARRPWDMSKGFDHSAVIGALHRAVDGAVPQGRIRCLVDGDLRQDADLAEMIWPVEGVIAYLSALVALAPGDLIMTGTPAGVGPIKPGQLCTVEIDGLSPASVKLG from the coding sequence ATGCCCCGTCCCGTCTTTGTCATTCCGGCCCCTGAGCAAGCCAGCGTTGCAGTTTCTGGCGGGACCGCCCGTTTTCCGGTTCGGCGGATCTTTTGTGTCGGCCGCAACTACGGCGAGCATGCGCGCGAAATGGGCCATGATCCGGATGTAGAGCCACCTTTCTTTTTCACCAAACCCGCTGATGCCGTTGTGGATGATGGCGCAGAGGTTGTGTTTCCACCCCAGACCGAAGATCTGCACCATGAGGCAGAGCTGGTCGTCGCCATCGGCACGGGCGGGGCGAATATCACGACCGAAGATGCGCTTTCGCATGTCTGGGGCTATGCGGCGGGCAACGACCTGACGCGCCGCGATATGCAGGCGGCGGCCAAGGCGGCGCGGCGCCCTTGGGATATGTCCAAAGGGTTTGACCATTCGGCGGTGATCGGCGCGCTGCACCGTGCGGTTGACGGGGCGGTACCACAGGGCCGCATCCGGTGCTTGGTAGATGGTGACTTGCGTCAGGATGCCGATCTGGCTGAAATGATCTGGCCCGTTGAAGGGGTCATCGCGTATCTGTCGGCTTTGGTCGCCCTTGCGCCGGGGGATCTGATCATGACCGGTACCCCCGCAGGGGTTGGCCCGATCAAGCCCGGCCAGCTTTGCACGGTCGAAATCGACGGGCTGTCCCCCGCCAGCGTAAAGCTCGGCTAG
- the clpS gene encoding ATP-dependent Clp protease adapter ClpS, with the protein MSEKPDGTDDGATIMAKPKPKTQRPPMYKVLILNDDFTPMEFVVHILERFFGLNHAQAFEIMLTVHKKGLAVVAVLSFEVAETKVAQVMDFARRHQHPLQCTMEKE; encoded by the coding sequence ATGTCTGAAAAGCCGGATGGAACCGATGACGGCGCGACCATCATGGCCAAACCAAAGCCGAAGACACAGCGCCCACCCATGTATAAAGTGCTGATCCTCAACGATGATTTCACGCCAATGGAATTTGTTGTGCATATTCTGGAGCGATTCTTCGGCCTTAACCATGCGCAGGCCTTTGAGATCATGCTGACGGTGCACAAAAAGGGACTGGCGGTTGTTGCCGTGCTGTCCTTTGAAGTGGCCGAAACCAAAGTGGCGCAGGTGATGGATTTTGCGCGTCGTCACCAACATCCGCTGCAATGCACCATGGAAAAAGAGTAA
- a CDS encoding DUF2254 domain-containing protein: MISKWRLFIRELLQKLWVVTVLYAILAVVTNLGAIVIGPLLPSGLGASLGSGAVESVLTILASSMLAVVTFSLGIMVSAFAGAASAVTPRATTLLKADRTTHRVLATFLGSFLYSLIGIIALNGGVLTDNDRLVLFVVSIVVVLIVVIAILRWIAHLTVFGQMDDSIDKVEAAARRALSARLRAPYLGGHGHPGPPPPDAYPIYPNDIGYVRYVHMDWLQDRAEDLNCQVYLTALPGAFVHPGIAVAYILGERPKDDDKIIDAFTIGETRSFEQDPRFGLSVLAEIAERALSPAVNDPGTAIDILGRTVRLLAPLAEDQEPELSYPHIWVPALTLEDMMEDIFPPIARDGAAIFAVQMRLQKALLALAQIAPARFGKTALVQAERAQSRSHDKMMPHEQTALEAVVARIAKLAPTTS, from the coding sequence ATGATATCCAAGTGGCGACTTTTTATTCGGGAGCTGCTTCAAAAGCTCTGGGTCGTAACGGTGCTTTACGCCATTTTGGCGGTGGTCACCAATCTGGGTGCCATTGTGATCGGGCCGCTGTTGCCCTCGGGTCTTGGCGCGTCGCTTGGGTCGGGTGCGGTCGAGTCGGTTTTGACAATCCTTGCCAGTTCGATGCTGGCGGTGGTGACCTTTTCACTTGGCATCATGGTATCGGCCTTTGCCGGTGCTGCCTCGGCGGTGACCCCCCGCGCGACTACCCTGCTCAAGGCAGACCGCACCACGCATCGGGTGCTGGCGACGTTTCTGGGGTCTTTTCTTTACAGCCTTATCGGGATTATCGCCCTGAATGGTGGCGTGTTGACCGATAACGACCGGCTAGTGCTGTTCGTGGTGTCCATTGTCGTCGTCTTGATTGTGGTGATCGCCATATTGCGGTGGATCGCGCATTTGACGGTATTCGGGCAGATGGACGATTCCATCGACAAGGTAGAGGCCGCCGCCCGACGCGCCCTTTCTGCCCGTTTGCGCGCGCCCTATCTGGGCGGGCATGGCCACCCCGGCCCGCCCCCGCCCGATGCCTATCCGATTTATCCCAATGACATCGGTTATGTTCGATATGTGCATATGGACTGGCTTCAAGACCGTGCCGAGGACCTGAATTGTCAGGTTTATCTAACTGCCCTGCCCGGCGCATTTGTGCATCCCGGCATCGCAGTTGCCTATATCCTTGGCGAGAGACCCAAGGATGACGACAAGATCATTGACGCTTTCACCATCGGAGAGACCCGCAGCTTTGAACAAGATCCCCGCTTCGGGCTGTCGGTTCTGGCCGAGATTGCCGAGCGTGCGCTCTCGCCTGCCGTCAATGATCCCGGCACCGCGATTGATATTCTGGGCCGCACCGTCCGCCTGCTCGCCCCTCTGGCCGAGGATCAGGAGCCGGAGCTGAGCTATCCGCACATCTGGGTGCCTGCCCTCACGCTAGAGGATATGATGGAGGATATTTTCCCCCCGATCGCCCGTGACGGGGCCGCGATCTTTGCGGTGCAGATGCGGCTCCAAAAGGCCCTGCTGGCGCTGGCGCAAATCGCCCCTGCCCGCTTTGGCAAAACCGCCCTCGTGCAGGCGGAACGGGCGCAATCGCGCAGCCATGACAAGATGATGCCGCATGAACAAACCGCCCTTGAGGCTGTCGTCGCGCGCATTGCCAAACTTGCCCCCACCACGAGTTGA
- a CDS encoding class I SAM-dependent methyltransferase: protein MRSERLLFALRNDLMALPDSGDILVLRPRGTDDLSMLPMERVCVMQGMRTDYDALVARGYNVVAEPPAEARFAAALVCVPRAKAEAYALLAQAAALLQPDGMIIVDGQKTDGIDSLLRDLRKRFTLSETVAKAHGKLFSFRPGADDMADWAAKPQTIEGGFQTLPGVFSADAPDAGSVLLAAHLPEKLPAQIIELGAGWGFLAHEILRQPSVKTLHLVEAEANALACARVNILDPRAQFHWADATRFKLDRGVDAVICNPPFHAGRDPDPALGQAFLQAAARLLAPHGTLWLVANRHLPYDRTLATLFQQVEEIGSDKRFRITRAARPNR, encoded by the coding sequence ATGCGTTCAGAACGACTTTTATTCGCCTTGCGAAACGATTTGATGGCGTTGCCCGATTCGGGTGACATATTGGTGCTGCGCCCGCGCGGCACGGATGATTTGTCGATGCTGCCGATGGAGCGGGTCTGTGTGATGCAAGGCATGCGCACCGACTATGACGCCTTGGTCGCGCGCGGCTACAATGTAGTGGCGGAGCCCCCTGCCGAGGCGCGTTTTGCAGCCGCTCTGGTCTGTGTGCCCCGCGCCAAAGCCGAGGCTTATGCCCTTTTGGCGCAGGCAGCGGCCTTGCTGCAACCCGACGGTATGATCATTGTGGACGGGCAAAAAACCGATGGCATCGACAGCCTGCTGCGCGATCTGCGCAAACGGTTTACCCTGTCGGAAACCGTGGCCAAGGCGCATGGCAAGCTGTTCTCCTTTCGGCCCGGCGCGGATGATATGGCCGATTGGGCCGCAAAACCCCAGACCATCGAGGGCGGGTTTCAAACCCTACCGGGCGTGTTTTCCGCCGATGCGCCGGATGCGGGGTCGGTCCTTCTGGCGGCCCATCTGCCCGAAAAACTGCCCGCGCAGATCATTGAGCTTGGGGCGGGCTGGGGCTTTTTGGCCCATGAGATCTTGCGGCAGCCCAGCGTAAAAACACTGCATCTGGTTGAGGCAGAGGCCAATGCGCTGGCCTGTGCCCGCGTCAACATCCTCGACCCGCGCGCGCAATTTCATTGGGCGGATGCCACCCGTTTCAAGCTGGACCGCGGTGTGGATGCCGTGATCTGCAACCCGCCGTTCCACGCAGGCCGCGACCCCGATCCTGCGTTGGGCCAAGCGTTCTTGCAGGCCGCAGCACGGCTCTTGGCGCCGCATGGCACGCTATGGCTGGTCGCCAACCGCCACTTGCCCTATGACAGAACGCTTGCCACCTTGTTTCAACAGGTGGAGGAGATCGGAAGCGACAAGCGTTTCCGCATCACCCGCGCCGCGCGCCCGAACCGCTAG
- a CDS encoding YigZ family protein, whose product MLQILNVIKDRGSRYAVSGGPVRNTEDIAAFLKTLKSHKKFAKATHNSWAASLCDGPQRNDDGEAGAAAAILRMLEREGLTDHIVVVTRWYGGTHLGGDRFRHVTSCTRAYLEALAKGV is encoded by the coding sequence ATGCTGCAAATATTGAACGTTATAAAGGATCGCGGGTCGCGCTATGCTGTGTCTGGCGGGCCGGTGCGCAACACAGAGGACATCGCGGCGTTCCTCAAGACACTAAAATCGCATAAGAAATTCGCCAAGGCCACGCATAACAGCTGGGCCGCATCCCTCTGCGACGGCCCGCAGCGGAATGATGACGGCGAGGCGGGAGCCGCCGCCGCGATCTTGCGCATGTTGGAACGAGAGGGGCTGACAGATCACATCGTCGTGGTGACACGCTGGTACGGCGGCACCCATCTGGGAGGGGACCGCTTTCGCCATGTCACCAGTTGCACAAGGGCCTACCTAGAGGCTTTGGCAAAGGGCGTTTAG
- a CDS encoding SDR family NAD(P)-dependent oxidoreductase has translation MSFSLTGKTAIITGSAAGIGLSVARHFLAKGANVMFADVNESLLESECCEEAKAEGALRYFGGDLREKLTIANLLSATIDAFDRVDILVNAARKMAPSDALNPDEDAVELMWQQNLLTSLRLSQLTAKRMILQAEKAGNTEGAIGSIINFSSIAARRTQPELLGYSISCAAVEQMTRSLAVALAPDRIRVNAVSFGSVLSDSLQVALKENSDYREQILKATPLGRIAAADEISETVQYLASDASAFMTGQIVTLDGGRGLIDAASAPAH, from the coding sequence ATGTCGTTTTCGCTTACCGGAAAGACTGCCATCATCACCGGATCTGCGGCAGGGATCGGCCTGTCCGTTGCACGGCATTTTCTGGCCAAAGGCGCCAATGTGATGTTCGCCGACGTTAACGAATCGCTTTTGGAAAGTGAGTGCTGCGAAGAGGCCAAGGCCGAAGGCGCGCTGCGCTATTTTGGCGGGGATCTGCGCGAAAAACTGACCATCGCCAACCTGCTTTCGGCCACGATTGATGCCTTTGACCGCGTGGATATTCTGGTCAATGCCGCGCGCAAAATGGCGCCTTCGGATGCGCTCAACCCCGATGAGGATGCCGTAGAGCTGATGTGGCAGCAAAACCTTTTGACCAGCCTGCGTCTGTCACAGCTGACAGCCAAGCGCATGATTTTGCAGGCCGAAAAGGCGGGGAACACCGAGGGGGCCATCGGCTCCATCATCAACTTCTCCTCTATTGCCGCGCGGCGCACCCAGCCGGAACTTTTGGGCTATTCCATCTCTTGTGCCGCGGTAGAGCAGATGACGCGTTCGCTGGCCGTAGCGCTGGCGCCGGATCGGATTCGGGTCAATGCCGTGTCTTTCGGATCGGTGCTAAGCGATAGCCTGCAAGTTGCCCTGAAGGAAAACAGTGATTACCGCGAACAGATCCTCAAGGCCACGCCCCTCGGCCGGATCGCTGCCGCCGACGAGATTTCGGAGACGGTGCAATACCTTGCCTCTGACGCCTCCGCTTTCATGACCGGTCAAATCGTGACGCTGGATGGCGGGCGCGGGCTGATTGATGCGGCCAGTGCGCCTGCGCATTAA
- the pyrC gene encoding dihydroorotase, which produces MTVFLENARIINPETLEESSGNLILHEGLIAAIGAASAPKGAQIIDCAGKCVAPGIVDLGVKIGEPGERHRESFRSAGLAAAAGGVTTIIARPDTSPAIDTPEVLEFVTRRAAEAPVRIHHMAALTKSRKGHEMVEIGFMLDAGALAFTDCDHVVTDTKVLGRALSYARSLGALVIGHPQDPGLSKGAAVTSGKFASLLGLPGVHPMAERIGLDRDLGMVEMTGVRYHADQITCARSLPPLERAKANGLDVTAGVSIHHLTLNDLDVGDYRSFFKLTPPLRPEEDRMAVVEAVASGLIDIICSMHSPQDEESKRLPFEDAAPGAVALQTFLPAAMRLYHAGAMDLPMLFRAMSLNPAKRLGLPQGRMAEGAPADLVLFDPDAPFMLDRSKLLSKSKNTPFDGQRMEGRVIATFVAGRQVFGQEGMNNA; this is translated from the coding sequence ATGACTGTCTTTCTTGAAAACGCCCGCATTATTAATCCAGAGACGCTGGAGGAAAGCTCGGGAAACCTGATCCTTCATGAGGGGTTGATCGCGGCTATAGGCGCTGCCAGTGCCCCCAAAGGCGCGCAGATAATTGATTGTGCAGGAAAATGCGTGGCCCCCGGTATCGTCGATCTTGGCGTGAAAATCGGTGAGCCGGGTGAGCGGCACCGCGAGAGCTTCCGCTCGGCAGGGCTTGCGGCGGCGGCGGGCGGCGTGACCACGATCATCGCGCGCCCCGATACCAGCCCCGCGATTGACACGCCTGAGGTGCTGGAATTCGTGACCCGCCGCGCGGCTGAGGCACCCGTGCGCATCCATCACATGGCCGCGCTGACCAAATCCCGCAAGGGGCATGAGATGGTTGAGATCGGCTTTATGCTTGATGCCGGTGCGCTGGCTTTTACCGATTGCGATCATGTGGTGACGGATACCAAGGTGCTGGGTCGCGCGCTCAGCTATGCGCGCAGTCTTGGCGCGTTGGTGATCGGCCATCCCCAAGATCCGGGCCTGTCCAAAGGGGCGGCGGTGACCAGTGGCAAGTTCGCCTCGCTTTTGGGCCTGCCGGGGGTGCACCCTATGGCGGAACGCATCGGGCTGGACCGTGATCTTGGCATGGTGGAGATGACGGGCGTGCGCTATCACGCCGATCAGATCACCTGTGCGCGGTCGCTGCCACCGCTGGAACGCGCCAAGGCCAACGGGCTGGATGTGACGGCAGGGGTTTCTATCCACCATCTGACATTGAATGATCTGGACGTGGGCGATTACCGCAGCTTTTTCAAACTGACCCCACCCCTGCGCCCCGAAGAGGACCGGATGGCGGTGGTGGAGGCGGTTGCCTCGGGCTTGATCGACATCATCTGTTCCATGCATTCCCCGCAGGATGAAGAAAGCAAACGCCTGCCGTTTGAGGATGCAGCCCCCGGCGCCGTGGCCTTGCAGACCTTTTTGCCTGCGGCGATGCGGCTTTATCATGCCGGTGCGATGGACCTGCCGATGCTGTTCCGGGCGATGTCCCTGAACCCGGCCAAACGGCTTGGCTTGCCACAAGGCCGGATGGCCGAGGGCGCGCCTGCGGATCTGGTGCTCTTTGATCCCGATGCGCCCTTTATGCTGGACCGCAGCAAGCTTTTGTCAAAATCCAAGAACACCCCCTTTGACGGGCAACGGATGGAGGGGCGGGTGATCGCCACTTTCGTTGCAGGCCGTCAGGTGTTTGGCCAAGAAGGGATGAACAATGCCTGA
- a CDS encoding DUF167 domain-containing protein has protein sequence MAKPPPLSIPVGTEFSVRVTPKAARNTITTDNDQIRVYVTTVPEDGKATAAVIKLLAKALGVAKSRLVLVRGATSRDKVFRLE, from the coding sequence ATGGCCAAACCGCCCCCTCTTTCTATCCCCGTCGGTACCGAGTTCAGCGTGCGTGTCACACCCAAGGCGGCGCGCAACACCATCACCACGGATAACGATCAAATCCGCGTCTATGTCACCACCGTCCCCGAGGATGGCAAGGCCACGGCCGCTGTTATCAAACTGCTGGCAAAAGCGCTTGGGGTGGCGAAATCGCGGTTGGTTCTGGTGCGCGGGGCCACCAGCCGCGACAAGGTTTTCCGGCTGGAGTAA